The following coding sequences lie in one Pontibacter sp. G13 genomic window:
- a CDS encoding Gfo/Idh/MocA family oxidoreductase, protein MQKNESGRRGFLRKLGISAVGIASTGKALASERPTSFQLMKRTRPQAPQDTIRIGLIGAGIMGRENTKTALKHEGIELVAVCDLYEGRRSEAQEMWGDHLFLTDDHTELLKRKDVDAVIIATPDHWHKQISIDALQAGKHVYCEKPMVHSVAEGQELIDAWKKSGMIFQVGSQGMSSLGNEMARQLLADGAIGTLNYAEGFWARHSPWGAWQYNIPEDASTDTVNWDRFVSNTQDRPFDAMRFFRWRNYTDYGTGMSGDLFVHLFSSLHFITQSKGPNQICAMGGLRYWQDGREVPDVMLGTFQYPETDQHPGFNLSLRCNFVDGTSGSTYLKLVGSKGSMDVKWEEVVLKRNQAFHSNDPFMEAQKAESDASNPDRKRMLPPEEIVYRAEKGYLGAHYDHFGNFFHAIRTGGSVEEDPVFGFRAAAPALLCNDSYHQNTFINWDPDKMAIVPREK, encoded by the coding sequence ATGCAGAAGAACGAATCAGGCAGACGTGGGTTTTTACGAAAGCTCGGGATCTCCGCCGTCGGAATTGCCAGCACTGGGAAAGCCCTTGCCAGCGAACGCCCCACCTCATTTCAACTCATGAAACGCACACGGCCCCAAGCCCCTCAAGACACCATTCGGATAGGATTGATCGGAGCGGGCATTATGGGGCGGGAAAACACCAAAACCGCGCTAAAGCACGAAGGCATCGAGTTGGTGGCAGTGTGCGATCTCTACGAAGGTCGTCGCTCCGAAGCTCAGGAGATGTGGGGGGACCACCTCTTCCTCACCGACGATCACACCGAACTACTCAAGCGCAAGGATGTCGATGCGGTCATCATTGCCACCCCTGATCATTGGCACAAGCAAATCTCCATCGACGCCCTTCAAGCAGGGAAACATGTCTACTGCGAAAAACCCATGGTCCATTCTGTAGCGGAAGGCCAAGAACTAATCGATGCCTGGAAAAAATCCGGGATGATCTTTCAGGTCGGCAGTCAGGGCATGTCCTCACTCGGCAATGAGATGGCCCGCCAACTACTAGCAGATGGCGCGATCGGCACCTTGAACTATGCAGAAGGATTCTGGGCACGCCATTCACCTTGGGGAGCTTGGCAGTACAACATTCCCGAAGATGCTTCGACCGATACCGTCAATTGGGACCGATTCGTCAGCAATACCCAAGATCGCCCCTTCGATGCGATGCGGTTCTTCCGATGGAGAAACTACACGGATTACGGCACAGGCATGTCTGGAGACCTATTTGTCCATCTTTTTTCCAGCCTCCACTTCATCACCCAATCCAAGGGCCCCAATCAGATCTGCGCCATGGGAGGCCTACGCTACTGGCAGGACGGCCGGGAAGTGCCGGACGTGATGCTCGGGACCTTTCAATATCCAGAGACGGACCAGCACCCGGGCTTCAATCTGTCCCTGAGGTGTAATTTCGTAGATGGCACGAGCGGTTCCACCTACCTCAAGCTCGTCGGGAGCAAGGGGTCTATGGATGTCAAATGGGAAGAGGTCGTCCTGAAGCGCAATCAGGCATTCCATAGCAATGATCCGTTCATGGAAGCCCAAAAGGCCGAATCCGATGCCTCCAACCCTGATCGCAAGCGCATGCTTCCGCCTGAGGAAATCGTCTACCGGGCAGAAAAAGGCTATCTAGGCGCCCACTACGATCACTTCGGCAACTTCTTCCATGCCATCCGAACGGGAGGCTCCGTGGAGGAAGATCCCGTTTTTGGTTTTCGAGCAGCGGCTCCTGCATTGCTTTGCAATGATTCCTACCACCAAAACACGTTTATCAATTGGGACCCCGACAAAATGGCCATTGTCCCTCGGGAGAAATAA
- a CDS encoding DUF1080 domain-containing protein, giving the protein MKFIQLYLVAACALSLTLNACTTPPQQSQQTEASDVPEWITLFDGTSLEGWRGFNQDTLPANWIIEDGTLKALGTGGDIGGDIVYGAQEFEHFDLKLEWKISEGGNSGIFYHIHEGENYRAPYENAPEYQVLDDIGFPQPLEDWQKVGADYAMYPADTTTKQVKPAGEWNTARIRYTVDKVTYWLNDAIVVEFEPGSEDWTQRRNSGKWDQYPDYAKYPKGLIGFQDHGDEVWYRNIQIMPL; this is encoded by the coding sequence ATGAAATTCATCCAACTATATCTGGTCGCAGCATGTGCCTTGAGCCTGACCCTCAATGCCTGCACCACACCGCCACAGCAATCGCAGCAAACAGAAGCCAGCGATGTGCCTGAATGGATTACACTCTTTGACGGGACCTCTCTGGAAGGGTGGAGAGGCTTCAACCAAGATACCCTGCCCGCCAATTGGATCATCGAGGACGGAACCCTCAAGGCACTTGGTACGGGTGGAGACATTGGAGGGGACATCGTCTATGGGGCCCAGGAATTTGAGCATTTCGATCTGAAGCTGGAATGGAAAATCAGCGAAGGCGGCAACAGCGGAATCTTCTATCACATTCACGAGGGCGAGAACTACCGCGCTCCATACGAAAATGCCCCGGAGTACCAAGTACTGGACGATATCGGGTTTCCTCAACCGCTGGAAGATTGGCAGAAGGTGGGCGCAGACTACGCCATGTATCCTGCCGACACTACGACCAAGCAAGTCAAACCCGCCGGGGAGTGGAATACCGCGAGAATTCGCTACACAGTAGACAAGGTCACATACTGGCTCAATGATGCTATCGTAGTCGAGTTTGAACCCGGCTCTGAAGATTGGACTCAACGGAGAAATTCAGGGAAATGGGACCAATATCCCGACTATGCCAAGTATCCCAAGGGACTCATCGGGTTTCAGGATCATGGTGACGAGGTCTGGTACCGCAATATCCAGATCATGCCTTTGTAG
- a CDS encoding TonB-dependent receptor, with protein sequence MRNAHTLLLSFLLLIAGFDGFAQTNGPAPGENRSTSIAGQVVDASTDNPLELATVTILHSETQKPVAGGLTQADGRFAIDVQPGTWNVRIEFISFEAQTMTDISVERGEQVDLGKISLKAGSVTLDEVEVTAQKSQVIMALDKKVFNVGQDMTVMGGTASDILDNIPSVTVDIDGNVALRGSQNVRILIDGKPSGLAGISSTEALRQLQGNMIERIEVVTNPSARYDAEGLSGIINIVLKKEKRKGLNGSFDVNTGVPHNHGAAVNMNFRRKKINLFATTGFRYRRRPGYNNDYQIFTLPDTSYITDRKRDFNRGGYSGNLRFGADWYLNDKNVITTSFLYRYGKDDNHTITRYRDMTINEDLIQLILRTDDELETEQTLEYALNYKKTFDQEGRTWTIDVQYQQNTETEGSDFQEGEGDDQDNFFENAPMLFQRSNNSESENRLLIQSDYIHPIGKAGKFEIGTRNTLRNIQNNYLVEQDPDGLGNWESLLALSNDFSYQENIFAAYAIYGNKLKRFSYQFGLRTELSDIVTELKDTEEVNARTYANLFPSGFLNYEFGGMNTVQLSYSRRLRRPGFWELNPFLTFSDARNIFAGNPNLDPEFTHSTEVSHMKYWDNFNISSALYWRHTQGVISRLIETDQNGISSYRPYNLDTRDAFGVEFTYSGDLTKWWKLNGSFNFYRSITRGGDIDPAFQNDSTTLSIENEDLFADTYSWTTRLNSRFVVSKQVQIQLTGNYRAPEETTQGRQKARYFVDLGASAEILKNKATLTLSVRDVFNTRGYYYVRQTDLIQSEGVYRRAGSQFQLAFNYRLNQKKKRGRPSGGYQGGGGDMGGF encoded by the coding sequence ATGAGGAACGCCCATACCCTACTACTTAGTTTCCTGCTCCTGATAGCAGGATTTGACGGATTCGCCCAAACCAACGGACCTGCCCCCGGAGAGAATCGCTCCACCTCCATCGCTGGCCAAGTCGTGGATGCCAGTACCGACAATCCCCTAGAATTGGCAACCGTCACGATCCTGCATTCGGAAACCCAAAAACCTGTCGCCGGAGGACTCACCCAAGCAGATGGCCGCTTTGCCATCGACGTCCAGCCCGGGACTTGGAACGTGCGGATCGAGTTCATCTCATTCGAAGCACAGACCATGACCGATATTTCGGTCGAACGGGGAGAACAAGTGGACCTTGGCAAGATTTCCCTCAAGGCAGGATCGGTGACTTTGGACGAAGTAGAAGTGACCGCCCAGAAAAGCCAAGTGATCATGGCCCTCGACAAGAAGGTATTCAATGTCGGGCAAGATATGACCGTCATGGGAGGAACCGCTTCCGATATCTTGGACAACATCCCCTCTGTGACGGTGGATATTGACGGAAATGTCGCGCTGCGGGGAAGTCAGAATGTCCGGATCTTGATCGACGGAAAACCCAGTGGATTGGCGGGAATCAGCTCTACCGAGGCACTCAGACAGCTTCAAGGCAATATGATCGAGCGAATCGAGGTCGTGACCAACCCTTCTGCCCGATACGACGCCGAGGGCCTCTCGGGGATCATCAACATCGTCCTCAAAAAAGAAAAACGCAAAGGCCTTAACGGTTCATTTGATGTCAATACAGGAGTTCCCCACAACCACGGGGCTGCCGTCAACATGAACTTCCGCAGAAAGAAGATCAACCTGTTTGCCACCACGGGATTCCGGTACCGTCGTCGTCCAGGCTACAACAATGATTATCAGATCTTCACGCTGCCTGATACGTCATACATCACCGATCGCAAGCGAGATTTCAATCGGGGAGGCTATTCCGGCAACCTGAGATTCGGAGCGGATTGGTACCTCAACGACAAGAACGTCATCACCACGAGCTTCCTGTATCGCTATGGCAAGGATGACAACCACACCATCACCCGCTACCGAGACATGACGATCAATGAGGATTTGATCCAGTTGATCCTCCGGACGGATGATGAATTGGAAACCGAGCAGACGCTTGAGTACGCATTGAATTACAAGAAGACCTTCGATCAGGAGGGCCGGACTTGGACCATCGATGTCCAATACCAACAGAATACCGAGACCGAGGGATCTGATTTTCAGGAAGGCGAAGGAGACGATCAGGACAATTTCTTCGAAAACGCTCCGATGTTGTTCCAACGCTCCAACAACTCCGAATCCGAAAACCGCTTGCTCATCCAGTCGGATTACATTCACCCGATTGGCAAAGCTGGAAAATTCGAAATCGGAACCCGCAATACGCTCCGCAACATTCAAAACAACTATCTGGTCGAGCAAGATCCAGATGGACTGGGAAATTGGGAATCCCTGTTGGCATTGAGCAATGACTTCTCCTATCAGGAAAACATCTTCGCAGCATACGCCATCTATGGCAACAAACTAAAACGCTTTTCCTACCAGTTTGGGTTGCGTACAGAATTGTCCGACATCGTCACCGAACTCAAAGACACCGAGGAAGTCAATGCCCGTACCTATGCCAACCTCTTTCCAAGCGGATTCCTGAATTACGAATTTGGGGGGATGAACACCGTCCAATTGAGCTATAGCCGTCGCCTGAGACGTCCGGGATTCTGGGAACTCAACCCTTTCCTGACCTTCAGCGATGCCCGGAATATTTTCGCGGGTAATCCCAACCTCGATCCTGAGTTCACACATTCCACGGAAGTCTCCCACATGAAATACTGGGACAACTTCAATATCAGCTCTGCGCTCTACTGGCGCCATACACAGGGGGTGATCTCCCGATTGATCGAGACGGACCAGAACGGAATCTCTTCCTATCGTCCCTACAACCTCGACACGCGCGACGCGTTTGGAGTGGAATTCACCTACTCAGGCGACCTGACCAAATGGTGGAAGCTCAATGGCTCGTTCAACTTCTACCGTTCCATCACACGAGGAGGTGACATCGACCCTGCGTTCCAGAATGATTCCACGACCCTTTCCATCGAAAATGAAGACCTGTTTGCCGATACCTATAGCTGGACCACGCGCCTGAATTCTCGGTTTGTGGTCAGTAAGCAAGTACAGATCCAACTGACCGGTAACTACCGAGCGCCTGAGGAAACCACCCAAGGCCGTCAAAAGGCGCGTTACTTCGTAGATCTGGGAGCCAGTGCGGAAATCCTGAAAAACAAGGCGACCCTGACCCTGAGTGTCCGCGACGTGTTCAATACCCGCGGATACTACTATGTGCGCCAGACGGACCTGATCCAGAGCGAAGGCGTCTACCGCCGTGCAGGTTCTCAATTCCAGCTGGCCTTCAACTATCGCCTCAATCAGAAGAAGAAGCGGGGCCGTCCATCCGGTGGCTACCAAGGCGGCGGTGGAGATATGGGCGGGTTCTAG
- a CDS encoding DUF2490 domain-containing protein: MDLPFILVVIARMPAGRCWMVMVLLGVGLHISNPLSAQTTQSVDPSRFQNWTEFQVYHLLNRRWELYYDVGIRYQLPIFKDWFRIHVRPSIQYNGIPWIKFNGGFGFFYTFSDPDLFEFRPWQGVRFPLLRKRRIKLAAKIRIEERFTIASNDHWQFAFRSRYQLGATIPINKEFMEKGTLYGVPSMEAFQGNRNVEEVFADRWRFDIGLGYILDWPVRVEVHYIFQNSFNNTTDSFNGDAHILRVRFTYRVKYDNY; the protein is encoded by the coding sequence ATGGATCTGCCTTTCATTCTGGTCGTCATTGCTCGAATGCCTGCTGGTAGGTGTTGGATGGTCATGGTGTTGCTAGGGGTGGGACTACATATTTCAAATCCTCTTTCTGCCCAAACCACTCAATCCGTAGATCCTTCCCGATTTCAGAACTGGACCGAATTTCAGGTCTATCATCTCCTCAATCGACGTTGGGAGCTCTACTACGATGTTGGGATTCGATATCAGCTTCCGATCTTCAAAGATTGGTTTCGTATTCATGTCCGGCCCTCCATCCAGTACAATGGGATTCCCTGGATCAAGTTCAATGGCGGATTCGGCTTTTTCTACACATTCTCAGACCCTGATCTTTTTGAGTTTCGTCCTTGGCAAGGGGTGCGATTTCCGCTCCTTCGGAAGCGCCGGATCAAGCTTGCGGCCAAAATCAGGATAGAGGAGCGGTTTACCATTGCTTCGAATGATCACTGGCAATTCGCCTTTAGGTCCAGATACCAGCTGGGCGCTACCATTCCCATCAACAAGGAATTTATGGAAAAGGGGACGCTATATGGCGTACCGTCCATGGAGGCCTTTCAGGGCAATCGGAATGTCGAGGAGGTATTTGCGGATCGCTGGAGATTCGATATCGGCTTGGGGTATATCCTTGACTGGCCAGTTCGGGTCGAGGTGCACTACATTTTCCAGAATTCCTTCAACAACACTACCGACAGCTTCAATGGGGATGCGCACATTCTTCGGGTGAGATTTACCTACCGGGTGAAATACGACAACTACTGA
- a CDS encoding GNAT family N-acetyltransferase yields the protein MIRIRPANEFDCAEISQMIRLSAEESLYPAFGDGGIQAFEQGISPAAIRICLLEGYAYYVAQQFDEIVGVVAVRDRTHLFHLFVHPKVQGNGLGARLMEYAFDEVGTNYSFRSVTVNSSTGAISFYRKNGFLPDGDMQIKQGVPYLPMVRHAQPPASIH from the coding sequence ATGATCCGTATCCGTCCCGCCAACGAATTTGATTGTGCCGAGATCAGCCAGATGATCCGGCTCTCTGCTGAAGAATCCCTCTATCCTGCTTTTGGAGATGGAGGGATTCAAGCGTTTGAGCAAGGAATTTCGCCTGCGGCTATTCGCATCTGCCTGCTCGAAGGTTACGCGTATTATGTCGCTCAGCAGTTCGATGAGATCGTCGGAGTCGTGGCAGTCAGAGACCGAACGCATTTATTTCACCTCTTTGTTCACCCCAAGGTCCAAGGCAATGGATTGGGCGCGAGGCTGATGGAGTATGCCTTCGATGAAGTGGGCACCAATTACTCTTTTCGTTCTGTCACGGTGAACTCCTCTACAGGTGCTATATCTTTTTACCGGAAGAATGGCTTCCTTCCCGATGGAGACATGCAGATCAAGCAAGGCGTGCCCTACCTACCGATGGTCAGACATGCCCAACCCCCAGCCTCCATTCACTAG